Proteins from a genomic interval of Flammeovirgaceae bacterium SG7u.111:
- a CDS encoding glycoside hydrolase family 95 protein codes for MLLLLLLAFAFPQAKAQFLLRYDKPASKFTSEQRADYRKPGYMQEALPLGNGRLGVMFSGRVEEEHLLINDITLWMNSKRGLDEVGQSGVRLGGYKNFEKVREAYRKGNYGIGEQSMEVMSTKYLSSTQPLGNYAPFTDLIISTGHRFEEVTKYSRTLDAYTGIGTVSYTIGNAQYTREYFCSHPNDLIAIRYTAKKAKMDLIIQVSTLHKVKSVKAENNTIVLTGEVSMVLDNIHYQQLVKIDIKDGELLPQMDGSVKLKGTSDVKIYLAAYTDYLPVYPSFKGHNYVAESEKTMEIAMKAGYDKLKKSHVRDVTSLMDRCQLELDYKPSGLTTDKLVERGASLELENLYFNYSRYLQLSCSRTAPVPSNLQGLWNGYLKPAWNSDYHNDINVAMNYWMVETANLSASFHPYKEWLKVLAESGNYTAKEAFGIQKGWTTGVNGNVFGFTAPNVHGRRTQQSGAWLCQNLYDHYAFNKDKAYLEEIYPILKGAAEFYIAFLAPWKDGSLVVYPTWSPENTYLTEDYGKLNKQAYGASWDQQIVLNLFTDCIEASIVLGRDDGFRKALQDIIPKLCPQKIGQYGQLQEWPEDWDRPTDHHRHISHLIALHPGRDFSPLTTKEIADAALVTMKHRGDISTGWSTAWKTCFWARLHNGDKAHQFYEFLTSKRTYANLFDFHPPFQIDGNFGGAAGVCEMLLQSHLRSIDNKEEDIGKAAFVSYQKDTKNPNQFLPVVPDENLADAPYILHLLPAVPSAWQKGGVKGLRARGGFEVDMAWENGTLEQATIRAVKGGAFRVFANGILSEVITLKKDESMVWGNNE; via the coding sequence ATGCTTTTATTGCTCTTATTGGCTTTTGCATTTCCCCAAGCCAAAGCACAGTTCCTGTTGCGTTACGATAAGCCTGCTAGCAAATTCACAAGTGAGCAAAGGGCTGATTATAGAAAACCGGGCTATATGCAGGAGGCTTTGCCTTTGGGAAATGGGCGTCTGGGAGTCATGTTCTCGGGAAGGGTTGAAGAAGAACACCTGCTAATCAATGATATTACTCTATGGATGAACAGCAAGCGTGGACTTGATGAAGTTGGGCAATCTGGCGTAAGACTAGGTGGTTATAAGAACTTTGAGAAAGTAAGGGAGGCTTATAGGAAAGGTAACTATGGGATTGGAGAACAGAGTATGGAGGTCATGTCTACCAAATATTTAAGCAGTACCCAGCCTTTGGGAAATTATGCTCCTTTTACTGATTTGATCATTTCCACAGGTCATCGGTTTGAAGAAGTGACGAAATACAGCCGTACTTTGGATGCGTACACAGGGATTGGTACTGTGAGTTACACTATTGGTAATGCGCAATATACCCGTGAATATTTTTGCAGCCACCCAAATGACCTGATTGCCATTAGGTACACAGCTAAAAAGGCAAAAATGGACCTGATTATTCAGGTCAGTACTTTGCACAAGGTTAAAAGCGTAAAAGCAGAAAACAACACCATCGTATTGACAGGGGAAGTATCAATGGTGTTGGATAATATCCATTATCAGCAATTGGTAAAAATCGATATAAAAGATGGTGAATTATTGCCTCAGATGGATGGCTCTGTGAAGCTTAAGGGAACAAGCGATGTGAAAATATACCTAGCAGCTTATACCGATTACTTACCGGTTTACCCCTCCTTTAAGGGGCATAATTATGTGGCTGAAAGTGAAAAAACGATGGAGATAGCCATGAAGGCTGGCTATGACAAATTGAAAAAGTCCCATGTTCGGGACGTCACTTCGCTAATGGATCGTTGTCAGCTAGAGCTGGACTACAAACCTTCTGGGCTAACTACGGATAAGTTGGTAGAAAGAGGTGCGAGTCTTGAGCTGGAAAATTTGTACTTTAATTATTCCCGCTATTTGCAGTTGAGTTGTTCGCGTACAGCTCCTGTTCCTTCAAACCTGCAAGGGCTTTGGAACGGTTACCTCAAACCAGCTTGGAATTCTGATTATCATAACGATATTAATGTGGCAATGAACTATTGGATGGTGGAAACTGCTAACCTTTCCGCATCGTTCCATCCTTACAAAGAATGGTTGAAAGTTCTTGCCGAATCAGGGAATTATACGGCAAAAGAAGCCTTTGGTATTCAGAAGGGTTGGACTACGGGGGTTAATGGAAATGTGTTTGGGTTTACGGCACCCAACGTGCATGGCCGCCGTACGCAACAATCAGGGGCTTGGCTTTGCCAAAATTTGTACGACCATTATGCTTTTAATAAAGACAAGGCTTATCTGGAAGAAATTTACCCAATATTAAAAGGGGCGGCGGAATTTTATATAGCATTTCTTGCTCCCTGGAAAGATGGTTCGCTCGTTGTTTACCCAACTTGGTCACCCGAAAATACTTACCTGACCGAAGACTATGGCAAACTGAACAAGCAAGCTTATGGAGCTTCTTGGGACCAGCAGATCGTTTTGAATCTCTTTACCGATTGTATAGAAGCTTCTATTGTTTTAGGTAGAGACGATGGGTTTAGAAAGGCCTTGCAAGATATAATACCGAAACTTTGTCCTCAAAAAATAGGACAATATGGTCAATTGCAGGAATGGCCTGAAGATTGGGACAGGCCTACAGATCATCACCGCCATATTTCCCATTTGATAGCTCTGCATCCAGGGCGTGATTTTTCGCCACTGACCACCAAGGAGATTGCAGATGCGGCATTAGTGACTATGAAGCACCGTGGTGATATTTCTACGGGATGGAGCACTGCTTGGAAAACTTGCTTTTGGGCACGCTTACACAATGGCGATAAGGCACACCAGTTTTATGAGTTTTTAACTTCCAAACGCACATACGCAAACTTGTTCGATTTTCATCCGCCTTTCCAAATAGATGGCAACTTTGGGGGAGCGGCTGGAGTTTGCGAAATGCTCTTGCAAAGTCATTTGAGGAGTATTGATAACAAAGAAGAAGATATTGGAAAAGCAGCTTTTGTTTCCTACCAAAAAGACACTAAAAACCCGAATCAATTTTTGCCAGTAGTGCCGGATGAAAACCTTGCAGATGCTCCATATATCCTCCATTTACTACCAGCTGTGCCTTCAGCTTGGCAAAAGGGTGGGGTAAAAGGACTTAGGGCTCGTGGTGGTTTTGAGGTGGATATGGCATGGGAAAACGGAACACTAGAGCAGGCTACTATTCGGGCGGTCAAAGGTGGGGCATTCAGGGTTTTTGCCAATGGGATACTAAGTGAGGTGATAACCTTGAAAAAGGATGAGTCAATGGTTTGGGGAAATAATGAATAA
- a CDS encoding sulfatase yields MRLIAIVGCILFLNSCISEKNYEKPNFVIIFTDDQGYQDLGCFGSPTIQSPNLDRMAAEGVRLTSFYVGAPLCTPSRAALMTGSYPTRIDMAEGVDFPVLLDADPKGLNPNEITIAEVLKSVGYKTGMFGKWHLGDQPEFLPTTQGFDEFFGLPYSYDISPFHLNNKKYNFSPLPLLEGEKVIEINPDCDYLTKRITERAVRFIEENKDDPFFLYIPHPSPHRPIYVSPDFLGEAPDSIKSQLEKEEGYIAYAARDKLYKYAINEIDWSVGQVLDALKRNGIDENTVVFFTSDNGPVKGSAKPLRGRKGSAYEGGVREPAIMRWPGKISAGQVNDELLTAMDILPTFANLAGAKAPDDRVIDGKDIWEVLVNNKKSPRKAFFYHQRKELKAVRTGQWKLHVEGDDPMALYNLGNDISEKNNVLEGNQDMADEMLSYIKEFKKDIENNKRPAAYVENPLPLAQKE; encoded by the coding sequence ATGAGGTTAATTGCAATAGTAGGATGTATACTCTTTTTGAATTCATGTATCTCAGAGAAGAATTATGAAAAGCCAAATTTCGTAATCATTTTCACTGATGACCAAGGCTATCAGGATTTAGGGTGTTTTGGCTCACCAACCATCCAATCGCCAAATCTAGATAGGATGGCTGCTGAAGGGGTTAGATTGACTAGTTTTTATGTGGGTGCTCCACTTTGCACTCCCTCACGAGCGGCTCTGATGACTGGTTCTTACCCAACACGAATCGATATGGCTGAAGGGGTTGATTTTCCAGTTTTGCTCGATGCCGATCCAAAAGGGCTTAACCCCAATGAAATTACCATTGCTGAAGTTTTAAAATCGGTAGGATATAAAACGGGTATGTTTGGGAAATGGCACCTTGGTGACCAACCTGAGTTTTTGCCCACCACCCAAGGGTTCGACGAGTTTTTTGGCCTTCCGTACAGTTACGATATTAGCCCTTTCCATCTAAACAATAAAAAATATAATTTTTCTCCATTACCCCTACTGGAAGGGGAGAAAGTTATTGAAATAAATCCTGATTGCGATTACCTTACAAAACGCATAACAGAACGAGCTGTTCGCTTTATAGAAGAGAATAAAGATGACCCATTTTTCCTTTATATTCCCCATCCCAGCCCACACCGTCCCATATATGTTTCTCCAGATTTTCTCGGAGAAGCTCCTGACTCCATAAAATCCCAACTAGAAAAAGAGGAGGGGTATATAGCTTATGCTGCACGGGATAAACTTTACAAATATGCCATAAATGAAATTGACTGGTCGGTAGGGCAGGTACTGGATGCCTTGAAACGGAACGGGATCGATGAAAATACCGTCGTGTTTTTTACCTCGGACAATGGCCCCGTAAAAGGAAGCGCTAAACCTTTGAGGGGCAGAAAAGGGAGTGCCTATGAAGGAGGTGTTCGCGAACCTGCAATAATGCGTTGGCCGGGAAAGATCTCGGCGGGGCAGGTCAATGATGAGTTGCTGACAGCGATGGATATTCTCCCGACTTTTGCCAACCTAGCAGGTGCCAAAGCCCCCGATGATCGGGTGATTGATGGCAAGGATATTTGGGAGGTGCTGGTAAATAACAAGAAAAGTCCGCGCAAGGCTTTTTTCTACCACCAGCGCAAAGAGCTAAAGGCTGTGCGTACAGGGCAATGGAAGCTACATGTGGAAGGGGACGACCCTATGGCACTTTACAATTTGGGTAATGATATTTCGGAAAAGAACAATGTTTTGGAGGGGAATCAGGATATGGCCGATGAAATGCTTTCTTACATTAAAGAATTTAAAAAAGATATTGAAAACAACAAACGCCCAGCGGCTTATGTGGAAAATCCCTTGCCATTAGCCCAAAAGGAATAA
- a CDS encoding arylsulfatase produces the protein MNKGYLLPALVSFLVAVFSVSCSVDNGAPLPNIVLINADDLGYGDLSCYGATKVHTPNIDKLAQDGRSFSDAHSASAVCSPSRYGLLTGSYPLRRNFWGALGGINDGLSIDTTQITLASVLKDAGYSTACVGKWHLGLGVDKPDYNKPLKPGPLELGFDYFYGIPMVNSGPPFVYVENHHVVGYEPSDPFVLGQKSITQKWPAKGGYTAIGGAEKAHLLYEDEKVGTTLKDKAIAWMKKIHSNDKDKPFFLYLATINIHHPFTPAPQFKGTSQCGLYGDFIHELDWIVGEVVKSLEEMGVAENTLVIFTSDNGGMLNHGGQDAWKAGHQLNGDLLGFKFGAWEGGHRIPFIAKWPAEIAANSKSNHLISQVDLLATFAAIVAKPLSKEECPDGINQLPELKGETTEPLRDILMITPNCPSHLTVRKGEWVYIPAQDAGGFQGTEIGAHNLGGAAATVLTGQANSDIENGKIKPDAQPAQLYNLKNDLYEAINVYGQYPEIQHELDDILKSYRAEIGPYPELGWIHKKVLEERRKSKKE, from the coding sequence ATGAACAAAGGATATTTGTTGCCAGCACTCGTATCATTCTTAGTTGCAGTTTTTAGTGTAAGCTGCTCGGTAGACAATGGTGCGCCCTTACCAAATATAGTCTTAATTAATGCTGATGATTTAGGGTATGGCGACCTTAGTTGCTATGGGGCAACCAAGGTGCACACTCCAAACATAGACAAATTGGCACAGGATGGGCGCTCTTTTAGTGATGCTCATTCTGCTTCAGCGGTGTGTTCCCCTTCGCGTTATGGTTTGCTAACAGGAAGCTATCCATTAAGACGCAATTTCTGGGGCGCACTAGGAGGCATTAATGATGGCTTGAGCATTGATACCACGCAAATAACCCTTGCCAGCGTATTGAAGGATGCTGGTTATTCAACTGCTTGCGTAGGGAAATGGCATTTGGGTTTAGGTGTGGATAAACCGGATTATAATAAGCCGCTGAAACCCGGCCCACTTGAGCTGGGCTTCGATTATTTTTATGGTATTCCTATGGTAAACAGCGGACCGCCCTTTGTTTATGTAGAAAATCATCATGTTGTAGGATATGAGCCTTCAGATCCATTTGTATTAGGTCAAAAATCTATAACACAAAAATGGCCGGCGAAAGGAGGATATACAGCCATTGGAGGTGCTGAAAAAGCGCATTTGTTGTATGAAGATGAAAAAGTAGGAACTACCCTTAAGGATAAAGCTATTGCGTGGATGAAAAAGATCCATTCAAACGATAAGGATAAACCATTCTTTCTCTATTTGGCAACTATCAATATTCACCATCCATTTACGCCTGCACCGCAATTTAAAGGTACTAGTCAGTGTGGGCTCTATGGCGATTTTATTCATGAACTAGATTGGATAGTTGGGGAGGTTGTGAAATCACTGGAAGAAATGGGTGTTGCCGAAAATACCCTAGTGATTTTTACCAGTGATAATGGTGGGATGCTAAATCACGGAGGCCAGGACGCATGGAAAGCCGGGCACCAACTCAATGGTGATCTGTTGGGGTTCAAATTTGGAGCTTGGGAAGGGGGGCATCGAATTCCTTTTATTGCCAAATGGCCTGCAGAAATTGCTGCTAACAGCAAATCTAATCACTTAATTAGTCAGGTAGATTTGTTGGCCACTTTTGCGGCGATCGTTGCTAAACCTTTAAGTAAGGAAGAATGCCCTGATGGCATCAATCAGTTACCTGAATTAAAAGGGGAAACTACAGAACCGTTACGAGACATATTGATGATAACACCCAACTGCCCAAGCCACCTTACTGTTCGGAAAGGGGAGTGGGTTTATATTCCTGCCCAAGATGCAGGTGGTTTTCAGGGCACAGAAATTGGCGCTCACAATTTGGGTGGGGCAGCGGCAACTGTACTTACCGGGCAGGCAAACAGTGACATAGAAAATGGGAAGATAAAACCTGATGCACAGCCGGCACAATTGTATAACTTGAAAAATGATCTCTACGAAGCCATTAATGTTTATGGTCAGTATCCCGAAATACAGCATGAATTGGATGATATTTTAAAAAGCTATAGAGCTGAAATTGGCCCTTATCCGGAACTGGGATGGATCCACAAAAAAGTACTGGAGGAAAGACGAAAATCCAAAAAGGAGTAA
- a CDS encoding GH116 family glycosyl-hydrolase, with the protein MKKINILIFLMYLARLAPAQQQSTSWPVLKTYDQEHIQKIKMPVGGIGTGSVSLTGRGSLEDWEIMNRPAKGFNPTLENRGPVKQKGPFFAIYIEDGNGVKQTRLLEGPPDESYYEGAWGASSNQHGLPRFANAMFKAAYPFGQVFLSDKDLPVDVVVGAYNPLIPGNIDDSSIPMVILNYTVRNSSNKEIAISLSGSIQNFIGFDGKRGKAIKNVNSYRTENGIKGIHYTSNGVDPESEHWGTMSFASLSEGETTYRTAWQKMTSRWDKKRLDFWDDFSEDGVLEPRVNDEANAPMGSLAVKTKLKAGEEKNFRFLIAWHFPNRQTWDKPGFQKYIKATVGNYYTTQYSDSWDVVARTYPRLGELENQTKTFVNALLDSDIPKEVKESALFNLAHLRTQLAFRIKSGHLLGWEGLFDQHGSCFGSCTHVWNYEQTTAFLFGKLAKTMRDVEYGYATDEEGLMSFRAYLPLDSAQFWGKAAADGQMGCIMKFYRDWQLSGDDEFLKKHWPMVKKSLEFCWIPGGWDADKNGVMEGSQHNTMDVEYFGPNPQMGFWYLGALKASAEMATYLGEKRFAKTCHDLFEQGSEWMDNNLFNGEYYEQHIQPPMSVDNVAESLIGAASGKNAIDLTSPDFQLGKGVLVDQLVGQMFAHVVGLGYLGKEDNIKSSLESIMKYNYVEKMSSHANFHRSYALGDESALLMAAYPGERPEKPFPYFTEVMTGFEYTAAIGMLQEGQTENGLKCIRNIRDRYDGKKRSPFNEAEAGHHYARSMIAWAGVLASSNFHYSAVDKSMSFTSSPGTYFWSNGYSWGTCEVKEKEAVLHVLSGSVELDSFSLDGVGTKKLKGEITNESETLNIKL; encoded by the coding sequence ATGAAAAAGATCAATATTTTAATTTTCCTGATGTACCTTGCTAGGCTTGCTCCCGCCCAGCAACAAAGCACCAGTTGGCCAGTGCTTAAAACTTACGATCAGGAGCATATCCAAAAAATCAAGATGCCAGTTGGTGGTATAGGAACTGGATCGGTTTCGCTGACGGGGCGTGGTTCTTTAGAAGATTGGGAAATAATGAATCGGCCGGCAAAAGGCTTTAATCCTACCTTGGAAAATAGAGGGCCGGTAAAGCAAAAAGGGCCTTTTTTTGCTATTTACATAGAAGATGGCAACGGGGTTAAACAAACCCGTTTGCTTGAAGGCCCTCCTGATGAGTCCTATTATGAAGGGGCATGGGGGGCAAGTTCAAACCAGCATGGTTTGCCCCGCTTTGCTAATGCAATGTTCAAAGCAGCTTATCCTTTCGGGCAAGTATTTTTAAGTGACAAAGATCTCCCTGTAGATGTTGTGGTAGGGGCTTACAACCCCTTGATTCCTGGCAATATCGATGACAGTAGTATCCCAATGGTTATTCTTAACTATACCGTAAGAAATAGCAGTAATAAGGAAATTGCTATCTCTCTTTCGGGTTCTATCCAGAATTTTATTGGATTTGATGGTAAAAGAGGAAAGGCTATAAAAAACGTAAATTCTTATCGAACAGAAAATGGCATAAAAGGCATACATTATACGAGTAATGGTGTGGACCCTGAGAGTGAGCATTGGGGAACGATGAGCTTTGCGTCTTTAAGCGAAGGTGAAACTACTTATCGTACGGCTTGGCAAAAGATGACAAGTCGCTGGGATAAAAAAAGGTTGGATTTTTGGGATGACTTTAGCGAAGATGGTGTGTTAGAACCTAGGGTTAACGATGAGGCCAATGCTCCTATGGGCTCATTAGCAGTAAAGACCAAACTGAAGGCTGGTGAAGAAAAGAATTTTCGATTTCTGATAGCTTGGCACTTTCCTAATCGCCAGACTTGGGACAAACCCGGTTTTCAAAAATACATCAAAGCCACAGTAGGCAATTATTATACAACTCAATATTCCGACTCGTGGGATGTTGTTGCTAGAACCTATCCTCGTTTGGGAGAATTAGAAAACCAAACAAAAACTTTTGTAAATGCTCTGCTTGATAGTGACATTCCTAAAGAAGTAAAAGAATCAGCCCTGTTCAATTTGGCACATTTACGTACCCAGTTGGCTTTTCGTATTAAAAGCGGGCATCTATTAGGCTGGGAAGGACTTTTTGACCAACATGGTTCTTGCTTTGGTTCGTGTACACACGTTTGGAACTACGAACAGACCACCGCATTTTTATTTGGAAAATTGGCTAAAACCATGCGTGACGTGGAATATGGTTATGCTACTGATGAAGAAGGGCTGATGAGTTTTAGAGCTTATCTTCCACTGGATTCTGCACAGTTTTGGGGAAAGGCAGCTGCCGATGGCCAAATGGGCTGCATTATGAAGTTTTACCGCGACTGGCAACTATCAGGTGATGATGAGTTCCTTAAAAAGCATTGGCCAATGGTCAAAAAGTCACTCGAGTTTTGCTGGATTCCCGGCGGATGGGATGCTGACAAAAATGGGGTAATGGAAGGTTCGCAACACAATACCATGGATGTGGAATATTTCGGCCCTAACCCACAAATGGGTTTCTGGTACCTGGGTGCGCTAAAAGCCTCAGCGGAGATGGCAACTTACTTAGGTGAAAAGAGATTTGCTAAGACTTGCCATGATCTATTTGAGCAAGGATCGGAATGGATGGACAACAACCTGTTTAATGGGGAATATTACGAACAGCACATTCAACCTCCTATGTCGGTTGACAATGTTGCTGAATCTCTTATAGGGGCAGCAAGTGGTAAAAATGCTATTGATCTTACCTCACCCGATTTTCAATTAGGGAAAGGTGTTTTGGTAGATCAGCTAGTAGGCCAAATGTTTGCCCATGTTGTTGGTTTAGGGTATTTGGGAAAAGAGGATAACATTAAAAGTAGCCTTGAATCCATTATGAAATACAATTATGTGGAGAAGATGAGTTCGCATGCAAATTTTCATCGCTCGTATGCATTGGGAGATGAATCAGCCTTGTTGATGGCTGCCTATCCGGGAGAGAGACCTGAAAAACCATTTCCTTATTTTACAGAGGTAATGACCGGTTTCGAATATACGGCCGCCATAGGCATGTTGCAGGAAGGTCAAACCGAGAATGGTTTAAAATGTATCCGAAATATTCGTGACCGATATGACGGTAAAAAAAGAAGTCCCTTTAACGAAGCCGAGGCAGGGCATCATTATGCAAGAAGCATGATTGCCTGGGCTGGGGTTTTGGCAAGCTCTAACTTCCATTATTCGGCAGTAGATAAATCCATGTCTTTTACATCGAGCCCCGGAACGTATTTCTGGAGCAATGGCTACAGTTGGGGCACTTGTGAAGTGAAAGAAAAGGAAGCTGTACTGCACGTGCTTTCTGGTTCAGTAGAACTGGATAGCTTTTCACTGGACGGTGTTGGTACAAAAAAGTTGAAGGGGGAAATAACCAATGAATCAGAAACATTGAATATTAAATTATAA